The DNA region catttgcAAAAGACAGGGACAAGATGGACAGATGTGAGATTGGAACAATAGATGTGAGTGACCACTCACCTGTATATTTAACAGTGGACCTTGgcttacaaaaaagaaataatatatGGAAACTAAATTCAAGTTTGCTTAATAACCAGTGGTTCAAGCAGGAAATACGGAAGGAAATTAGTTCTTTTTTAGATCTCAATGACAATGGCGAAGTATCTCCTCCGATATTATGGGACACGCTTAAAGCGGTTCTGAGGGGGAAAATTATAGCAATGTCATCTCActtgaaaaaattaagaaataaaagatcagaggaattacataaaaaattggaagatctggaacaaaaacacaaacaaaaatatacaccAGATATACTGGAAGATTTAAAGAGAATTAGAAATGAAATTAATGATATGGCAACACAGGAAACTATGAAAAACCTCATGTTTCTTAAACAAAGACACTATGAAGGCGGATCAAAATCTATGAGGGTACTAGCATggaaactaaaaaagaaaactgcagaaaatacAATCCATAGAATTAGAAACCCTAAATCAAAATTGTTAAAGAACAAATTGAATGACATCCAGGaagcttttgaaatattttacaaaacctTATACTCAAAAATCTCTGGAGGAACTATAGAACAAATTGATGAATATTTGAACTCACTAGAACTACCTTATATGAACGAAGAACAGAATAGAAAAATGACATCAGACATTacagaaaaagaattaaaaaacgCAATAAGTAGATTAAAACCATGTAAATCGCCTGGGTCAGATGGATACACAGCAGAATTTTATAAGGAATTTCAGAAAGAGTTGATTCCAATCCTCCTCCCTTCATTAAATTGGATTCTGAAAAAAGCTCAAACACCACCGAGCTGGAAGGAGGCAATAATCTCAGTAATACATAAAGAAGGTAAAGATAAACTGGATTGCGGATCATACCGACCAatatctgttttaaatattgattatcGACTTTTTACTTCTATAATGGCCAGACGACTGGAAGAATTTCTCCCTTCCCTAATACATAACGATCAAACTGGTTTCATACGACAACGTCAAACACAGGATAATATAAGAAGGACACTACATATTATAGATCACatacaaaaaagtaaacttGAAGCTATTGTTATCAGTATAGATGCGGAAAAAGCATTTGATTCAGTTGACTGGAATTTTCTCTTCAGGGTTTTACATAAATTTGGACTacataatacaataataaaaacaatacaggcGTTATATAATAATCCCACAGCGAGAATTAAAGTTAATGGACATTTATCAGACAGAATTACTTTAGAAAGAGGGTCTAGACAAGGGTGTGCGTGGTCACCGTTACTTTTTGCACTATATTTAGAACCACTAGCCCAATCGATAAGACAAAATAAGGATATTAAAGGAATAATTATGAAAGGGATAGAACATAAATTGGCTTGTTATGCAGACGATATATTAATTTATGTGGAACAACCAACTCACTCTCTCCCAGTTTTGCTGAAATTATTCAAACAATTCGGTCAATTATCAGGGTacaaaattaatattaacaaaactCAGATGCTGGCCTATAACTATACTCCACCGCAGGAAATCCAAAACAGGTACCCCTTAGTTTGGCACACTGACCATCTTAAATATCTAGGCATCACTATACCAAAGGACCTCGAAAAACTATTTGAATATAATTATGTTCCCATGCAAAAAAGAATTAAAGAGGATATCACAAAATGGAATCTCACTCCTTTTCTAAGTTTTAGCTCAAGAATTGATTCAATTAAGATGAACATATTACCAAGACTGTTATATTTATTCCAAACTTTACcaattgaaataaatcaaaaaaattttaatgaatgGGACAAACTAATATCAAGATACATTTGGCAAGGTAAAAGACCTAGAATTGGATATAAGGTCTTAcaactggaaaagaaaatgggAGGTTGGGGGTTACCTTCCCTCAAAGATTATTATTTAGCAGCACAAGCAAGAACACTGATATACTGGTGCGACCCAACATATAATGCTCAATGGAAAACAATTGAAACAAAGGCGACACCCATTCCTGTACAGGCAATTCTGGCTGATGCAAATTTacaaagttttataaataatatagaCAACCAGTGGATGAAAACAACCCTTAGAGTGTGGAAAACTAtcgttaaaaaaaatgcactagAGAACGACCTGGCAATAATAAAATGGATTGCATATGACTCAGACTTCCcaccaaacaaactggacacCAGGTTTAAGGACTGGACATCCAAGGGAATCACTGCTCTGTGCACAATAATGAACAACAATATCTTAAGTGATTTTGAAACACTCAAGGGAAAAtattcattgaacaaacaggACTTTTATCGATATTTACAAATAAGAAATTTTGTTAACTCAAAAATTAGGCCAATTACCGACAAGAATATAAACCTAAtggaaatatttataaatacctataaatcaaaaattaaagggaaaataatttcacttatcTATAAAAACCTAATAGATCTCAAAAACAATTCAACCCTACATATCAAAGCAAGATGGGAAAAAGAGGGCAATTTAACAATAACGGAAGAGGAATGGACAATAATGTGGAGATACCAATGGACATATAATAAATCTCTACAATGGCAAGAATTTGGATGGAAAAATCTGATAAGATTCTTTACCACACCTGCTCAGAAACGCCACTATGATGGAAATCCTCCTACATGTTGgagaaaatgtagaaatcaaAACGCAAACCATTATCATGTCTTCTGGGACTGCCCAATCATAAAAGATTACTGGAAAGAGATAAATAATGCCTTACAAGACATTTTCAAGCAGAACATTCCTTTTGAGATCAAGCTTATGTATTTTGGCATAATTCCTCAAGAAgcttcaaaaagaaataaatatttaatgactaTTTTATTAATAGCaagtaagaaaaacattacaagaAAATGGTTATCACAAGACAAACCAATTTTAGACGACTGGATTGACATAACATTTAACatatataaaatggaaaaaataacagCCTCTCTCAATCACAGGACTGAACAATTCGGTCAGCGGTGGCAGATTTGGGTAGACTATGTAAAACTTAAAAGATCTGATTTCACTTTTTAGAGACCAAACTAAATTAAATCCCCTTGACAATCCACTCTCCTATGACAACCATACTTCATAATTATTGtatattatgtttttcatttgtttttttgttgtttttttttttgtttttgttttttttttgtttgttttttttcagatttgctctttacatttctgacttgattcttttctctctttttggttTCTTCTTCCACACTTTATTTCTTGCTTTATAATCTTTCTCAAGGAAGTGAGGTTGCATTTATGTTTTGTCTGTTATTATGCAATGGTCTACATGTCTACCTTATTACAAATGTTAATGGTAATCCTGTGATGTAGAGACCTAAGTTTCTGTAAGTGATACTTTCTTGAGAatcaataaagttaaaattaaaaaaaaaaaaaaaaaaaaaaaaaaaaaaaaaaaaaaaagaaatcatggaaaaaataatcaaatctaaAGTTGAAAGGTAAACCCTTAAATATTAAAGGTGTGGTCTTTAATTCGGCTGCAACAGTGTGATTCTTCATTAAGTAAGTAATTAATAAGTAGACTAAACTGATGTGGGCCACTGATTGTCGATGGATcagagctaatgctaatgctaactggcGCAGCAGAGCGAAAATAACGCCCTATTATCTACTCACCGTCGAGTAACGGATTATCTGATGAGGTGGATGCAATGATAACTTGCTCAGATCAGGAAGGTTCACCAGCTGTCAATGGATCACAACCTGGCGAGTGATTCAACAGGAGGGAAATATTAGCGGCGCTATCATTGCAAATGCTATACAACGTCAAGTCAGATGGTATTTAACAACTCACCGCAATCTTCAAGTTTTAGAGATTAAATGAGTGATGAGTCGATTCAGAAACTCCAGGTTGTTTTACAAACAACCAACAGTGAGTAGCAGCAAGgtggggaagaaaaaacaaaacccggAAGCACACATGACAATCAACTTAAAGGGAAGGTGATTGGGTCATGGCGGACACCTGGGTTACATGTGGGAAGTTTGAACCAGCAACCCATCAGTTACAGGAACCACAGTGGCTACAACCAGTATAGCTGTAGTACCACCATCTACTGGGTTCAAGGATAAGGCacaacatacactaaaggaaaactcaaaagttttaatcttaaataaaatgttacacgtttatttctttctaaaatacatataaacataaaaatagtttcaacattaaaatacagtaatctAAATGCTGTagcagaacagattaaaatattacagctaaagcaagagaaaaaagcaaaatattaaaaataattacatgtactttgtgcaatcaatgcatgaaaattagtttgcggtgaattttgcatttctttaaagtacaaatgatttttttttatttgaatagattttaattaggtagagtaaaactggttaacataatttgaaagaaatgaaatcagattcaatctcattttacattaaacaaaaaattagcacaaatactgttttgtagatttttttttaaaacgctCAACCATTATATACattctattgttgatttaaaaaactacaaaaataaaccccactcactctctatggtacagaataatacaaatcaatccctcaagtccaatcatgtgagaatgttctggaagggagtccatgtccggtcaaactctgttaatgcatgaaatagtcagtgggcccccaagcctcttcatctatcagcatcagtactggcactcctcagggctgtgtgctgagccctctgctcttcacgttgtacacacacaacatacagtttgacataaacagtaagttaatacaataacatacagttcatcattattgttttttgatacagaatataccagaaaaataaaacatcaatgaaggaaaatgtgtcatggttgaaAATCTCTAAGTATCCAAATGTGAAGatcaaaatgatcacatttaacaaatacaacataggACATTTATGGAACATACTTCTACAGCTTTTCAACTGTGTGACGtatcatgtgcttagttaaattatgtttattactaaaactttttaaacaggtcacacatgaaaatggcttttcaccagtgtgaatcctcatgtgctgaattaaattttgtttttgacaaaaactttttccacaatttccacatgaaaacggcttttcaccagtgtgaatcatcatgtgtccagttaaatcctgttttcgaataaaactttttccacaggtcacacatgaaaacggcttttcaccagtgtgaatcatcatgtgacGAGTTAATtcctgttttcgaataaaactttttccacaggtcacgcatgaaaacggcttttcacctgtgtgaatcatcatgtgacgagttaaatcctgttttcgaataaaactttttccacaggtcacgcatgaaaatggctttttacctgtgtgaatcatcatgtgctgagttaaaacatgtttataaccaaaactttttccacaggtcacgcATAAAAACGgattttcacctgtgtgaatcatcatgtgctgagttaaatcctgttttcgaataaaactttttacacaggtcacacatgaaaacggcttttcaccagtgtgaatcatcatgtgctgagttaaattctgttttcgaataaaactttttccacaggtcacacatgaaaacggcttttcacctgtgtgaatcctcatgtgtccagttaaatcctgttttcgaataaaactttttccacaggtcacacatgaaaacggcttttcaccagtgtgaataaTCATGTGACGAGTTAATTCCTGTTTTTGACGAAAACCCTTTCCACAGGTCAcgcatgaaaacggcttttcacctgtgtgaataaTCATGTGACGAGTTAATTCCTGTTTTTGACGAAAACCCTTTCCACAGGTCAcgcatgaaaacggcttttcacctgtgtgaataaTCATGTGACGAGTTAATTCCTGTTTTTGACGAAAACCCTTTCCACAGGTCAcgcatgaaaacggcttttcaccagtgtgaatcatcatgtgctgagttaaatcctgttttcgaataaaactttttccacaggtcacgcatgaaaacggctttttacctgtgtgaatcatcatgtgctgagttaaaacctgtttataaccaaaactttttccacaggtcacacatgaaaacggcttttcaccagtgtgaatcatcatgtgctgagttaaatcctgttttcgaataaaactttttccacaggtcacacatgaaaacggcttttcacctgtgtgaatcatcatgtgctgagttaaatcctgttttcgaataaaactttttccacagttcacacatgaaaacggcttttcaccagtatgtatcatcatgtgctgagttaaatcctgttttcgaataaaactttttccacagttcacacatgaaaacggcttctcagcagtatgaatcatcatgtgctgagttaaactctgttttcgaataaaactttttccacaggtcacacatgaaaacggcttttcaccagtgtgaatcatcatgtgctgagttaaagccggtttataaccaaaactttttccacaggtcacacatgaaaacggcttttgaccagtgtgaatcatcatgtgccgagttaaagccggtttataaccaaaactttttccacaggtcacacatgaaaacggcttttcaccagtgtgaatcctcatgtgctgagttaaagccagtttataaccaaaactttttccacaggtcacacatgaaaacggcttttcaccagtgtgaatcctcatgtgccgaattaaatgttgtttttgacaaaaactttttccacaatttccacatgaaaacggcttttcaccagtgtgaatcatcatatgcttagttaaatgctgtttgtgactaaaacattttccacagttcacacatgaaaacggcttttcaccagtgtgaatcatcatgtgccgagttaaagcCAGTTTAcaaccaaaactttttccacagttcacacatgaaaacggcttttcacctgtatgagttctcatgtgtccagttaaatgctgttttcgaataaaactttttccacaggtcacacatgaaaacggcttttcacctgtgtgaatcctcatgtgctgagttaaatccccttttcgaataaaactttctccacaggtcacgcatgaaaacggcttttcaccagtgtgaatcatcatgtgctgagttaaagctggtttataaccaaaactttttccacaggtcacacatgaaaacggcttttcaccagtgtgaatcatcatgtgctgagttaaagctggtttataaccaaaactttttccacaggtcacacatgaaaacggcttttcaccagtgtgaatcatcatgtgcttagttaaatgCGGTTTTTgaccaaaactttttccacaggtcacacatgaaaacggcttt from Xiphophorus hellerii strain 12219 chromosome 13, Xiphophorus_hellerii-4.1, whole genome shotgun sequence includes:
- the LOC116730903 gene encoding gastrula zinc finger protein XlCGF57.1-like, which produces MKTHTGQKPFSCVTCLKSFIRKRALTQHMMIHTGEKPFSCVTCGKSFGQKPHLTKHMMIHTGEKPFSCVTCGKSFGYKPALTQHMMIHTGEKPFSCVTCGKSFGYKPALTQHMMIHTGEKPFSCVNCGKSFGCKLALTRHMMIHTGEKPFSCVNCGKCFSHKQHLTKHMMIHTGEKPFSCGNCGKSFCQKQHLIRHMRIHTGEKPFSCVTCGKSFGYKLALTQHMRIHTGEKPFSCVTCGKSFGYKPALTRHMMIHTGQKPFSCVTCGKSFGYKPALTQHMMIHTGEKPFSCVTCGKSFIRKQSLTQHMMIHTAEKPFSCVNCGKSFIRKQDLTQHMMIHTGEKPFSCVNCGKSFIRKQDLTQHMMIHTGEKPFSCVTCGKGFRQKQELTRHMIIHTGEKPFSCVTCGKGFRQKQELTRHMIIHTGEKPFSCVTCGKSFIRKQDLTGHMRIHTGEK